One window from the genome of Bradyrhizobium xenonodulans encodes:
- a CDS encoding FadR/GntR family transcriptional regulator: protein MPLAPLFRPIDVAPAYQKVADAIEREIVNGRIKPGDPIGTEHDLVRQFGVNRSTIREGIRVLEEGGLISRDSSRRLHACLPRYSKLASRLSRALVLHEVTFRELYEASMTLEVASIEGAVERATEENLAELDDNLLRSEAVVGAPAMLAECDAEFHVLVAKASQNRVLQLAREPAAQLFYPTTEMIVTGVAEGGPRLVAAHRYLIDAIRGRDREAGVLWTRRHLQDWRRGFEKIASLDRSVEHMYMEHAQAARRR from the coding sequence TTGCCCCTCGCGCCGCTCTTTCGTCCGATCGATGTCGCGCCGGCGTATCAGAAGGTCGCCGACGCCATCGAGCGCGAGATCGTCAACGGCCGCATCAAGCCCGGCGATCCCATCGGCACCGAGCATGACCTCGTGCGGCAGTTCGGCGTCAATCGCTCGACCATTCGCGAAGGCATCCGCGTGCTGGAGGAGGGCGGGCTGATCAGCCGCGATTCCTCGCGCCGTCTGCACGCCTGCCTGCCGCGCTACAGCAAGCTCGCAAGCCGCCTCAGCCGCGCGCTGGTGCTGCACGAGGTGACCTTCCGCGAGCTCTACGAGGCTTCGATGACGCTGGAGGTTGCCAGCATCGAAGGCGCGGTGGAGCGTGCGACGGAAGAGAACCTCGCCGAGCTCGATGACAATCTCCTGCGCAGCGAAGCCGTGGTCGGCGCCCCCGCGATGCTGGCCGAATGCGATGCCGAATTCCACGTGCTGGTCGCAAAGGCCTCGCAGAACCGCGTGCTCCAGCTTGCGCGCGAGCCGGCCGCGCAATTGTTCTATCCGACCACCGAGATGATCGTGACGGGTGTCGCCGAAGGCGGGCCGCGCCTTGTCGCCGCGCACCGCTATCTCATCGATGCGATCCGCGGCCGTGACCGCGAGGCCGGCGTGTTGTGGACGCGCCGGCACTTGCAGGACTGGCGGCGCGGTTTCGAGAAGATCGCCTCGCTCGATCGCTCGGTCGAGCACATGTACATGGAGCACGCGCAGGCGGCCCGGCGCAGATAG
- a CDS encoding ABC transporter substrate-binding protein has translation MRPLAALVSAAGLLSAALIVPASAQQTPLKIGVLSDFSSVYSDIGGMGNVEATRMAIEDFGGQMFGKSIDMVSADVLNKPDVASTIARKWWETEGVDMIIDLPTSATALAVMELSKQYEKIMIVTDAASSDITGKSCSPYTAHWTYDTYANAHTVGSAIVKNGGDSWFFLTADYVFGHSVERDTGDVVKAAGGKVLGSVKHPLNTADFSSFLLQAQASKAKIIGLANGGGDTINAIKQAGEFGIVAGGQNLAAIVMFISDVHSLGLKLAQGLIITEAYYWDLNDKTRAFGKRFLERVKRMPTMNQAATYSATLHYLKAVQAAGTKDTKTVMAKMRELPVKDAFTDNGMLREDGRMVHSMYLFQVKKPEESKGPWDYYKLLAEVPADQAFRPLKDGGCPLVK, from the coding sequence ATGAGACCACTCGCAGCCCTCGTGTCTGCGGCCGGCCTGCTGTCGGCTGCCCTGATCGTCCCCGCCTCTGCCCAGCAGACCCCGCTCAAGATCGGCGTGCTCTCCGACTTCTCCTCGGTCTATTCCGACATCGGCGGCATGGGGAATGTCGAGGCCACCAGGATGGCGATCGAGGATTTCGGCGGGCAGATGTTCGGCAAGTCGATCGACATGGTCTCGGCCGACGTCCTGAACAAGCCTGACGTTGCCTCCACCATCGCGCGAAAGTGGTGGGAGACCGAGGGCGTCGACATGATCATCGACCTGCCGACGTCGGCGACGGCGCTTGCGGTGATGGAGCTGTCGAAGCAGTACGAGAAGATCATGATCGTGACGGACGCGGCGAGTTCCGACATCACCGGAAAATCCTGCTCGCCTTATACTGCGCACTGGACCTACGACACCTACGCCAACGCGCACACGGTCGGCAGCGCCATCGTCAAGAACGGCGGCGACAGCTGGTTCTTCCTCACCGCCGATTACGTGTTCGGCCATTCGGTCGAGCGCGACACCGGCGATGTCGTGAAGGCCGCCGGCGGCAAGGTGCTCGGCAGCGTCAAGCATCCGCTCAACACCGCGGACTTCTCGTCCTTCCTGCTCCAGGCCCAGGCCTCCAAGGCCAAGATCATCGGCCTCGCCAATGGCGGCGGCGACACCATCAACGCGATCAAGCAGGCCGGCGAGTTCGGCATCGTCGCCGGCGGCCAGAACCTGGCTGCGATCGTGATGTTCATCTCTGACGTGCACAGTCTCGGCCTGAAGCTCGCGCAAGGGCTGATCATCACCGAGGCCTATTATTGGGACCTCAACGACAAGACCCGCGCCTTCGGCAAGCGTTTCCTCGAACGGGTCAAGCGCATGCCGACGATGAACCAGGCCGCGACCTACAGCGCGACGCTGCATTACCTCAAGGCCGTGCAGGCTGCCGGCACCAAGGACACCAAGACCGTGATGGCCAAGATGCGCGAGCTGCCGGTGAAAGACGCTTTCACCGACAACGGCATGCTCCGCGAGGATGGCCGCATGGTACACAGCATGTACCTGTTCCAGGTGAAGAAGCCCGAGGAATCCAAGGGCCCGTGGGACTATTACAAGCTGCTCGCCGAAGTCCCCGCCGATCAGGCGTTCCGGCCGCTGAAGGACGGCGGCTGTCCGCTGGTGAAGTGA
- a CDS encoding DUF2059 domain-containing protein, whose protein sequence is MPRRLLTIAGALLLFVCAASAQAPSPEAMTAARKLIATLKIADQYRAQLPQLLLKLRPVVAQDRPEIERDYDAMTAPGSGIYTPALTSMIDQLAALYAQSFSADELRQIEAFYAGPAGRKFLEQSDALARASAQISQDVSQKAADELKQRLIEALRQKGHKL, encoded by the coding sequence ATGCCCAGACGTTTGTTGACGATCGCCGGCGCCCTCCTGCTCTTCGTCTGCGCTGCCTCCGCGCAGGCGCCGTCACCCGAGGCGATGACTGCCGCGCGCAAGCTCATCGCCACCCTCAAGATCGCGGATCAGTATCGCGCACAACTGCCGCAACTCCTGCTCAAGCTTCGGCCCGTGGTCGCGCAGGACAGGCCGGAGATCGAGCGCGACTATGACGCGATGACGGCGCCTGGCTCCGGGATCTACACGCCGGCGCTCACGTCGATGATCGACCAGCTCGCCGCCCTCTATGCCCAAAGCTTCAGCGCCGATGAGCTGCGCCAGATCGAGGCGTTCTATGCGGGGCCCGCGGGACGAAAATTCCTGGAGCAGTCGGATGCGCTGGCGCGGGCGAGCGCGCAGATCAGCCAGGACGTCAGCCAGAAGGCCGCCGACGAATTGAAGCAGCGCCTGATCGAGGCGCTGCGCCAGAAGGGGCACAAGCTCTGA
- a CDS encoding OpgC domain-containing protein has protein sequence MITRDQSALLAPVERDLRLDLFRGLGLWMIFLDHIPHDVVAWLTLRNYGFSDAAEFFVFISGYLVGWIYGPIVAGGWFLAALKRLWRRAAEMYVAHIMLFLLFTAQIARTARRFDNPMYEHEFNVFNFLAHPDELIGQAIVLKYKPVNLDVLPLYITLVFAAPFIVWCLVRRPNLTLAGSVVLYVLSRWFDWNIASYPPGTTWYFNPFCWQLMFVFAAWCGIGQIEKVANWVWSKAAMGLAAAWLVFALVIVMTWHVPALEALIPKWMIKAIYPIDKTDLDMLRFTHFLALAIWVTHFISRKWRPLYAAWLRPVILCGQHSLPIFCLGVFLSFSAHWILTQYTKGVWEQLAVSIAGIVIMVGAAWLLGRAERVPNLFVKVTELEEADTALERAPAATAAPAGH, from the coding sequence ATGATCACACGGGACCAGTCAGCTCTGTTGGCGCCGGTCGAGCGCGATTTGCGGCTCGACCTCTTTCGCGGCCTCGGCCTGTGGATGATCTTCCTCGACCACATCCCGCACGACGTCGTGGCCTGGCTGACCTTGCGCAATTACGGCTTCAGCGATGCCGCCGAGTTCTTCGTCTTCATCTCGGGTTACCTCGTCGGCTGGATCTACGGGCCGATCGTCGCCGGCGGCTGGTTTCTCGCCGCGCTGAAGCGGCTGTGGCGGCGCGCGGCCGAGATGTATGTCGCGCACATCATGCTGTTCCTGCTGTTCACGGCGCAGATCGCCCGCACCGCGCGCCGCTTCGACAATCCGATGTACGAGCACGAGTTCAACGTGTTCAATTTCCTCGCGCATCCCGACGAGCTGATCGGGCAGGCGATCGTGCTCAAATACAAGCCGGTCAATCTCGACGTGCTGCCGCTCTACATCACGCTGGTGTTTGCCGCGCCCTTCATCGTCTGGTGCCTGGTGCGCCGGCCGAACCTGACGCTCGCCGGCTCCGTGGTGCTCTATGTGCTGTCGCGCTGGTTCGACTGGAACATCGCCTCCTATCCGCCTGGCACGACCTGGTACTTCAACCCGTTCTGCTGGCAGCTGATGTTCGTGTTCGCTGCCTGGTGCGGCATCGGCCAGATCGAGAAGGTCGCAAATTGGGTGTGGTCGAAAGCGGCGATGGGGCTGGCCGCGGCCTGGCTGGTCTTCGCGCTCGTGATCGTCATGACCTGGCACGTCCCTGCACTCGAAGCCTTGATCCCGAAATGGATGATCAAGGCGATCTACCCGATCGACAAGACCGATCTCGACATGCTGCGCTTCACGCATTTCCTGGCGCTGGCGATCTGGGTGACCCATTTCATCTCGCGCAAATGGCGGCCGCTTTATGCGGCATGGCTGCGGCCCGTCATCCTCTGCGGCCAGCACTCGCTGCCGATCTTCTGCCTCGGCGTATTCCTGTCGTTCTCGGCGCACTGGATCCTGACCCAGTACACCAAGGGCGTCTGGGAGCAGCTCGCCGTCTCCATCGCCGGCATCGTCATCATGGTCGGCGCGGCCTGGCTGCTCGGTCGGGCCGAGCGCGTGCCGAACCTGTTCGTGAAGGTGACGGAGCTCGAGGAGGCCGACACGGCATTGGAACGTGCACCGGCCGCGACCGCCGCCCCGGCGGGGCATTGA
- a CDS encoding ATP-binding protein, producing MHCFACQSAIGTGDSWCSKCGAAVRQRVDPDSERRFVTILRADVVDSTGLVAELEPEEAVSRLEPALAAMRGAVRQFGGIVSKELGDGLAAVFGAPIADDNHAPLACHAAIELVRRVGGLGDPGLQVRVGLHSGHVVAYMVASEFSKVYEIGGAAQHLAARLETAAEANQIYVSEACQQLADGHVRFEFLGRKVLRGFGEPQPVYRVMGASDLSSWRVRRARSVSRFVDRTTERALLWRAAERVTAGRQTVLLMGDAGIGKSRLAHEFAQGLRAGGWRLIDAECSPNLQGAPYSALKRLLLSILEPAARDRTGADDPRDTLPTVHQRAIDSVLDLPISDPQWDELEPHARSRAISDASCAIVESVARRRRTILLIEDLHWIDRASDAVVAALSGLRCPDLLVLLTTRPNGMPVWIARCHAEIVAMRPLDDDSGLAMLADMLGPATTNADLKNRIISHTANVPLFIEEVCRNLKDSGMLLGQWGDLSLARPVDELGIPSSVQGVIAARLDRVSRQERSLLQIAAALGHRANQAMLRKVAALPEDVLQDCLTALDRAELLVRIDSELEDSLEFRHEMVRQVTYDSMVEKVRESIHASILVALESDADWADGPDALCYHATRAKDWWKAFQHGRSAARKCLVRSAYADAVDYFEIAMGSLDKTPATDAREVDAIDLRMEARLAFAGSGRVAEALDLGREAERRADAIGDVGRKVAAMTMRAGAQNFYGTPVEAVAIGEDVVHLAESSGNPAWRNLAQYGLGQAYFLSGRYHGAGKMLAMARNHLAEPAASAPIGTTPRSLLLLCCMMNTITHTVMGELDAAEQLQQQAAAIAEETGRPYDRVAAAYSGGWLMLGRNEPAAAAAILEDGFVLAQKHGIRLFVPVLACHLGIAYLEQGLFDRARGMLTEAREEAKAVGYTSAVLRSSIYLALATCRLGDVQAAQNMLREARNTARQQGFSGLEAEALFGEAVVTPPSDAEARAGILAALRASIAIASESGALPLRHKAEAMLNEMVAKGDELT from the coding sequence ATGCATTGTTTTGCGTGTCAGTCGGCGATTGGTACGGGCGATAGCTGGTGCTCCAAATGCGGAGCGGCGGTCCGTCAACGCGTCGATCCCGACAGCGAACGGCGGTTCGTGACGATTCTGCGCGCCGACGTCGTCGATTCCACGGGTCTTGTTGCCGAGCTGGAGCCGGAGGAGGCGGTGTCGCGCCTCGAGCCGGCGCTTGCGGCGATGAGAGGCGCGGTGCGCCAGTTCGGCGGCATCGTCAGCAAGGAGCTGGGTGACGGATTGGCCGCGGTGTTCGGCGCCCCGATCGCGGACGACAACCATGCGCCGCTGGCCTGCCATGCGGCCATCGAGCTTGTCCGGCGCGTCGGCGGCCTCGGCGATCCCGGACTTCAGGTCCGGGTCGGCCTCCACTCGGGCCACGTGGTAGCCTACATGGTCGCCAGCGAGTTCTCCAAGGTCTACGAGATCGGTGGGGCCGCCCAGCATCTGGCCGCGCGACTCGAGACCGCGGCCGAGGCGAACCAGATCTACGTCTCCGAAGCCTGCCAGCAACTCGCGGACGGGCACGTCCGCTTTGAATTCCTCGGCCGCAAGGTGCTCCGCGGCTTTGGTGAGCCCCAGCCTGTGTACCGGGTCATGGGCGCGAGCGATCTGTCGAGCTGGCGGGTCCGACGGGCGCGCAGTGTGTCCCGTTTCGTCGACCGCACGACGGAGCGGGCATTGCTGTGGCGCGCTGCGGAAAGAGTGACCGCCGGGCGGCAGACGGTTTTGCTGATGGGCGACGCCGGCATTGGAAAGTCGCGGCTCGCGCATGAGTTCGCGCAGGGCCTCCGGGCCGGAGGTTGGCGGCTGATCGATGCCGAATGCAGCCCGAATCTCCAAGGCGCGCCGTACAGCGCCCTCAAGCGTCTGTTGCTGTCGATCCTCGAGCCGGCCGCAAGGGATCGGACCGGGGCGGACGATCCCAGAGACACGTTGCCGACAGTGCACCAGCGAGCCATAGACTCGGTCCTGGACCTCCCGATTTCCGATCCACAATGGGACGAATTGGAGCCTCACGCGCGCAGTCGCGCGATTTCAGATGCGAGCTGTGCAATCGTCGAAAGCGTCGCCCGTCGCCGGCGCACGATCCTTCTGATCGAGGACCTGCACTGGATCGACCGGGCCAGCGATGCGGTTGTGGCTGCCCTTTCCGGGCTGCGATGCCCCGATTTGCTTGTGCTGCTGACGACGCGCCCGAATGGAATGCCGGTGTGGATCGCGCGCTGCCACGCGGAAATCGTCGCGATGAGACCTCTCGACGACGATTCTGGCCTGGCGATGCTCGCGGACATGCTTGGCCCCGCCACGACCAACGCGGACCTGAAGAACCGGATCATCTCCCATACAGCCAACGTTCCGCTGTTCATCGAGGAAGTCTGCCGCAATCTGAAGGACAGCGGCATGCTCCTTGGCCAGTGGGGTGATCTTTCCCTCGCTCGTCCTGTTGATGAGCTGGGTATTCCCAGCAGCGTTCAGGGTGTGATCGCGGCGCGACTTGATCGCGTATCACGACAGGAACGGTCACTCCTCCAGATCGCCGCGGCGCTTGGACATCGGGCAAACCAGGCCATGCTGCGGAAGGTCGCGGCCTTGCCGGAAGACGTCCTGCAGGATTGCCTGACCGCGCTCGATCGCGCCGAGCTGCTCGTCAGGATCGATAGCGAGTTGGAGGACTCGCTCGAATTTCGGCACGAGATGGTCAGGCAGGTGACCTACGATTCAATGGTCGAAAAGGTGCGCGAAAGCATCCATGCCAGCATATTGGTTGCTCTTGAGAGCGACGCGGATTGGGCCGATGGTCCGGACGCGCTCTGCTATCACGCGACCAGGGCAAAGGACTGGTGGAAGGCGTTTCAACACGGCAGGAGCGCTGCTCGGAAATGTCTGGTTCGCTCGGCCTATGCTGATGCGGTCGACTATTTCGAGATCGCGATGGGATCTCTCGACAAGACTCCGGCGACGGACGCGCGGGAGGTGGACGCCATTGATCTCCGGATGGAGGCGCGGTTGGCCTTCGCCGGATCGGGGCGTGTCGCCGAGGCGCTGGATTTGGGAAGGGAAGCCGAACGGCGAGCCGATGCGATCGGCGACGTTGGACGCAAAGTCGCGGCCATGACCATGAGAGCGGGTGCGCAGAATTTCTATGGAACGCCGGTCGAAGCCGTCGCGATCGGCGAAGACGTCGTGCATCTGGCGGAAAGTTCGGGTAATCCCGCCTGGCGCAACCTCGCGCAGTATGGTCTCGGGCAGGCCTATTTTCTGTCCGGCCGCTACCATGGCGCCGGGAAGATGCTGGCGATGGCCCGCAACCATCTCGCCGAGCCCGCGGCGAGCGCCCCGATCGGCACGACCCCACGGTCTTTGCTCCTCCTCTGCTGCATGATGAACACCATCACCCACACCGTGATGGGCGAGCTCGACGCGGCCGAGCAGCTCCAGCAGCAGGCTGCCGCGATCGCGGAGGAGACGGGGCGGCCCTACGACCGCGTTGCCGCCGCCTATAGCGGTGGCTGGCTGATGCTTGGCCGCAACGAGCCGGCGGCGGCCGCTGCCATTCTCGAAGACGGGTTCGTGCTGGCGCAGAAGCACGGCATCCGGCTGTTCGTGCCGGTGCTCGCCTGCCATCTCGGCATCGCCTATCTGGAGCAGGGGCTGTTCGACCGGGCGCGCGGCATGCTGACCGAGGCGCGCGAGGAGGCGAAGGCGGTCGGCTATACCTCGGCGGTGCTGCGCAGCTCGATCTATCTGGCGCTGGCGACCTGCCGCCTCGGCGATGTCCAGGCCGCTCAGAACATGCTGCGCGAGGCGCGCAACACCGCCCGCCAGCAGGGGTTTTCGGGCCTCGAGGCCGAAGCCTTGTTCGGCGAGGCCGTGGTGACGCCGCCGTCGGATGCGGAGGCCAGAGCGGGCATCCTGGCCGCCCTGCGCGCGAGCATCGCGATCGCCTCCGAGAGTGGCGCGCTGCCGCTCCGGCACAAGGCCGAGGCGATGTTGAACGAGATGGTGGCAAAGGGCGACGAGCTGACCTGA
- a CDS encoding thermonuclease family protein: MPVGLLEVEGTIDVKQFWPEGRSDADTTKVVVNVAPDAIRFRKNDETAFQPTHVFDNAKVKGRTNTAPIKNGKLTIRLQGIDAPELHYMPSPLSAAEKKGLTDAKKQAYHEVTHSYRQFLGATASKALHDFLSGAGGPTLACRVFTHVDAPNEVFDTYGRLVGDIEVTAGGHEVDINHWLVEQGFAYPTFYSSMNDDEIKALLALTKTARTKKLLVWKHLARTIGAFDFDLREPKINETSVLATDKGPVILPKLYRRYTNWSARKKAKVTSQNFQKYLSEGSGGKPDTCYEIDDFLTNGVHSATPRNFAEFVEGGKTIKFQPEGLVFGEAPSSLVGADGKAITEF; this comes from the coding sequence ATGCCCGTTGGACTGCTGGAGGTCGAAGGCACCATTGACGTCAAGCAGTTCTGGCCGGAGGGACGGTCGGACGCCGACACCACGAAGGTCGTGGTCAATGTCGCGCCCGACGCGATCCGCTTCCGCAAGAACGACGAGACAGCCTTCCAGCCGACCCACGTCTTCGACAATGCCAAGGTCAAGGGGCGAACCAATACGGCGCCGATCAAGAACGGCAAGCTCACGATTCGTCTCCAGGGCATCGACGCGCCCGAGCTGCATTACATGCCCTCGCCGCTCTCGGCCGCCGAGAAGAAGGGGCTGACGGATGCCAAGAAGCAGGCCTATCACGAGGTCACGCATTCCTACCGGCAATTCCTCGGCGCGACGGCGAGCAAGGCGCTGCATGATTTCCTCTCCGGCGCCGGTGGGCCGACGCTCGCCTGCCGGGTGTTCACCCATGTCGATGCGCCGAACGAGGTGTTCGACACCTATGGAAGGCTGGTCGGCGACATCGAGGTGACGGCCGGAGGCCACGAGGTCGACATCAACCACTGGCTGGTCGAGCAGGGTTTTGCCTATCCGACGTTCTACTCGTCGATGAACGACGACGAGATCAAGGCCTTACTCGCGCTGACCAAGACCGCGCGTACGAAGAAGCTGCTGGTCTGGAAGCACCTCGCCAGGACGATTGGCGCCTTCGACTTCGACCTGCGCGAGCCGAAGATCAACGAGACCAGCGTGCTCGCGACCGACAAGGGCCCCGTGATCCTGCCAAAGCTCTACCGCCGCTACACCAACTGGTCGGCGCGCAAGAAGGCCAAGGTGACAAGCCAGAATTTCCAGAAGTACTTGAGCGAAGGCTCCGGCGGCAAGCCCGACACCTGCTACGAGATCGACGACTTCCTCACCAACGGCGTGCACTCGGCCACGCCAAGGAATTTCGCGGAGTTCGTCGAAGGCGGCAAGACGATCAAGTTTCAGCCGGAAGGGCTGGTGTTCGGCGAAGCGCCGTCGAGCCTGGTCGGCGCGGACGGGAAGGCGATTACGGAGTTTTGA
- a CDS encoding alpha/beta fold hydrolase, giving the protein MKFEEFVAADVQAEEARIFIRRAGSGPAVLLLHGFPQTHLMWRGVAPLLAEHFTVVCADLRGYGRSSCPPSRPDHAPYAKRAMAKDMVSVMTKLGFDRFSVAGHDRGGRVAYRLALDHGERVERLAVLDVVPIADAWERADKNLTVGYWPWSLLAQPEPLPERLLSAAPDAVVDNALHGWGSAADSFSPAVRAAYVEALSDQAHVHAICEEYRAAATVDHEHDSADRNSGRRIGCPVLVLWSGHGPLASWYASEGGPLGLWRRWADDVEGKALDGGHFFPEEHPQQTAHELNRFFRGAS; this is encoded by the coding sequence ATGAAGTTCGAGGAATTCGTCGCCGCCGATGTCCAGGCCGAGGAAGCACGCATCTTCATCCGTCGGGCCGGTTCAGGACCGGCCGTTCTCCTGTTACATGGATTTCCGCAGACCCATCTGATGTGGCGCGGCGTTGCGCCATTGCTTGCTGAGCACTTTACCGTGGTCTGCGCCGATCTTCGCGGATATGGCCGCAGCAGCTGTCCTCCCTCCAGGCCGGACCACGCGCCATACGCAAAGCGCGCGATGGCAAAGGACATGGTGTCCGTCATGACGAAGCTTGGCTTCGACCGTTTCTCGGTTGCGGGCCATGACCGCGGTGGCCGTGTGGCCTACCGGCTCGCGCTCGACCATGGCGAACGCGTGGAGCGGCTTGCAGTCCTCGACGTCGTCCCGATCGCCGATGCCTGGGAACGCGCCGACAAGAACCTGACGGTCGGCTATTGGCCGTGGTCGTTGCTTGCGCAGCCGGAGCCGCTTCCCGAGCGGCTATTGTCGGCGGCTCCCGATGCCGTCGTCGACAATGCGCTCCATGGCTGGGGGTCCGCAGCGGACAGTTTCAGTCCGGCGGTCCGGGCCGCCTATGTCGAAGCGTTGAGCGATCAGGCACATGTTCACGCGATCTGCGAGGAATACCGCGCGGCCGCGACGGTTGATCACGAGCACGATTCGGCGGACCGCAATTCCGGTCGCCGGATCGGTTGTCCCGTCCTCGTCCTCTGGAGCGGCCACGGCCCGTTGGCTTCGTGGTATGCGAGCGAGGGTGGCCCCTTGGGGCTGTGGCGGCGCTGGGCGGATGACGTGGAAGGAAAGGCGCTCGACGGAGGGCACTTCTTCCCGGAGGAGCATCCGCAACAGACCGCACACGAGCTGAACCGGTTTTTCCGCGGCGCCAGCTAG
- a CDS encoding coniferyl aldehyde dehydrogenase: MDQILDQAPDRSPPSAPLRVLEDAFRAMVARSRDEPAPDLAARLDRLARLRTVVADNEERFRQAISADFGHRSAVETTIAETLLVFSEIRHATKHLKGWMAPQRVATALQFLPARNRLMPQPLGVVGIIAPWNYPLQLTLAPAIGALAAGNRIIIKPSELSPHFAALLRETVAQKFDATEMLVTGVEDEVAKAFAHLPFDHLVFTGSTRVGRLVAEAAGRNLTPVTLELGGKSPAIIDASADLEEAAERIAYGKLLNAGQTCIAPDYVLVPERSLQAFAEKVRAHMRRMFGTDPANKDYTSVISDRHYARLEGLVADAAQRGAKILQPARPDDPNWKAHRKFPPTLIVGATEDMAAMQEEIFGPVLPVLGYREAAEAIAFVNRRDRPLALYWFGKDRDARDEVLARTISGGVTVNDCLFHFTQINQPMGGVGASGTGAYHGEWGFRTFSKLKPVFYRSKFNRLADLYPPYGGKIARLEKLMRFMS; encoded by the coding sequence ATGGACCAGATCTTGGACCAAGCCCCGGACCGATCCCCGCCGAGCGCCCCGCTCCGCGTCCTCGAAGACGCCTTCCGCGCCATGGTGGCGCGGTCGCGGGACGAGCCGGCGCCCGATCTTGCCGCACGGCTCGACCGGCTGGCGCGGCTGCGCACTGTGGTCGCGGACAACGAGGAGCGTTTCCGCCAGGCAATCTCGGCCGATTTCGGCCACCGCTCGGCGGTCGAGACCACCATCGCCGAGACGCTGCTGGTGTTCTCCGAGATCCGTCACGCCACAAAGCATCTGAAGGGCTGGATGGCGCCGCAGCGCGTGGCGACCGCGCTCCAGTTCCTGCCCGCGCGCAACCGGCTGATGCCGCAGCCGCTCGGCGTGGTCGGCATCATCGCGCCCTGGAATTATCCGCTCCAGCTCACGCTCGCACCCGCGATCGGCGCGCTCGCCGCCGGCAATCGCATCATCATCAAGCCCAGCGAGCTCTCGCCGCACTTCGCGGCGCTGCTGCGGGAGACGGTCGCGCAAAAATTCGATGCCACCGAAATGCTGGTGACCGGCGTCGAGGACGAGGTCGCAAAAGCCTTCGCACACCTGCCGTTCGACCACCTCGTCTTCACCGGCTCGACCCGGGTCGGCCGGCTGGTCGCGGAGGCCGCGGGGCGCAATCTCACGCCTGTCACCCTCGAGCTCGGCGGCAAGTCGCCTGCTATCATCGATGCCTCGGCCGATCTGGAAGAGGCGGCCGAGCGCATCGCCTACGGCAAGCTGCTCAATGCGGGGCAGACCTGCATCGCGCCGGACTACGTGCTGGTGCCGGAGCGTTCGTTGCAAGCGTTTGCCGAAAAGGTGCGCGCGCACATGCGCCGCATGTTCGGCACCGATCCGGCCAACAAGGACTACACCTCCGTGATCTCCGACCGGCATTATGCCCGGCTGGAAGGTCTCGTCGCCGACGCCGCACAGCGCGGTGCAAAGATCCTGCAACCGGCGAGGCCCGACGATCCCAACTGGAAGGCACACCGCAAATTCCCGCCGACGCTGATCGTCGGCGCGACCGAAGACATGGCGGCGATGCAGGAGGAGATCTTTGGGCCGGTGCTGCCGGTGCTCGGCTATCGCGAGGCGGCAGAGGCGATCGCCTTCGTCAACCGCCGCGACCGGCCGCTGGCGCTGTACTGGTTCGGCAAGGACCGCGACGCGCGCGACGAGGTGCTGGCGCGCACCATCTCCGGCGGCGTCACCGTCAACGACTGCCTGTTCCACTTCACCCAGATCAACCAGCCGATGGGCGGCGTCGGCGCGTCCGGCACCGGCGCCTATCACGGCGAATGGGGCTTTCGCACGTTCAGCAAGCTGAAGCCGGTGTTTTATCGCTCCAAGTTCAACCGCCTCGCCGATCTCTATCCGCCCTATGGCGGCAAGATCGCGCGACTGGAGAAGTTGATGCGGTTCATGTCGTAG